One Brevibacterium spongiae DNA segment encodes these proteins:
- a CDS encoding TVP38/TMEM64 family protein, with translation MPGHDDPSAPKRRSRSEGSPARESDDTRTSAAPDGESRPRPSRLDWPTILRNIALALVLLAGVWAVFNVRLPSIDVIQDDIAAAGFWGFAVFILIYLVVAATPIPVTIMAVAGGLIFGLPFGTLLSMIGVVAGCWGGYWIARGLGRDTVMRLLGSHAESIESRLTGGGFYAVCALRLMPGFPYWPVNYGSGALGIDNRTFLIATIVSALPGQLSLVAVGAFIGNPTVLNGIAVAISWALVIVLTIFTVRRWKRTRDTEAGSGSEAPKSQQSAESD, from the coding sequence ATGCCCGGACATGACGACCCCTCAGCGCCGAAGCGAAGATCACGCTCCGAGGGTTCGCCTGCCCGCGAATCCGACGACACGCGCACCAGTGCAGCACCCGATGGCGAGTCACGCCCACGACCGTCCCGTCTCGACTGGCCGACGATTCTGCGCAATATCGCCCTCGCCCTGGTGCTGCTGGCCGGAGTGTGGGCGGTCTTCAATGTCCGCCTGCCGTCCATCGACGTGATCCAAGACGATATCGCCGCCGCCGGCTTCTGGGGCTTCGCCGTCTTCATCCTCATCTATCTGGTCGTCGCCGCCACCCCCATCCCGGTGACGATCATGGCTGTGGCCGGCGGCCTGATCTTCGGGTTGCCCTTCGGCACGCTGCTGTCGATGATCGGCGTCGTGGCCGGCTGCTGGGGCGGATACTGGATCGCTCGGGGGCTCGGCCGCGACACCGTGATGCGACTGCTCGGATCACACGCCGAATCGATTGAGTCCCGACTCACCGGCGGAGGCTTCTATGCAGTGTGCGCCCTGCGCCTCATGCCCGGCTTCCCCTACTGGCCGGTGAACTACGGCAGTGGGGCACTGGGCATCGACAACCGCACGTTCCTCATCGCCACCATCGTCTCAGCCCTGCCGGGCCAACTCTCACTCGTGGCCGTCGGAGCATTCATCGGCAACCCGACCGTCCTCAACGGAATCGCCGTCGCCATCTCCTGGGCCCTGGTCATCGTGCTCACGATCTTCACGGTGCGCCGCTGGAAACGCACTCGTGACACCGAGGCCGGTTCCGGGTCCGAAGCCCCAAAGTCTCAGCAGTCCGCTGAAAGTGACTGA
- a CDS encoding S1C family serine protease, with the protein MNESRRTRSAHARTGAGHSGENTFGTETTAAAVTGSRPRRRRLALAVTGAAAALALSIGTAAGLPAAAATHVGTVAAGTAIPFTGQPTNPRQGGSGQGGYSGGTTPGGSGSYGGGTQSPGTSQGGDGSSQQDATPASAKESTGVVLIDTQLGYENAEAAGTGMVLSKDGLVLTNNHVIADSTKIAVTVATTGKTYKASVVGSDATKDVAVLKLKGASDLTPATIDNDSVSVGDDVTAVGNSEGGGQLQAADGAVTDLGASVTTTAQGTEDSETLDGMIQVQADIVSGDSGGALLDDQGEVVGMNTAASSGSAVVTGYAIPIESALSTAESIIAGEQTSTNTLGYPAFLGIGVGQSGKQDQSGGQSQSGSAGSQYGQSGASSQTDGATVAGVYEDTPAAQAGLTAGDTITAIDSTPITDGTSLSNAISEHKPGDTVSLTWTDASGQSHTSKVTLTEGPAA; encoded by the coding sequence ATGAACGAGTCGAGGCGCACGAGGTCGGCACACGCACGGACCGGCGCTGGGCACAGCGGTGAGAACACATTCGGCACCGAGACGACGGCGGCTGCCGTCACCGGATCCCGCCCGCGCAGGCGTCGACTCGCACTGGCCGTCACCGGAGCGGCGGCTGCTCTGGCGTTGAGCATCGGAACGGCCGCGGGTCTGCCCGCTGCCGCGGCAACACACGTCGGCACGGTCGCGGCCGGAACGGCCATCCCCTTCACGGGGCAGCCGACCAACCCCAGACAGGGCGGCAGCGGACAAGGCGGATACTCCGGCGGCACCACTCCTGGTGGCAGCGGCAGCTATGGCGGCGGCACTCAGTCCCCGGGCACCAGCCAGGGCGGCGACGGCTCGAGCCAGCAGGACGCCACCCCGGCGAGTGCGAAGGAGTCCACCGGAGTCGTCCTCATCGACACCCAGCTCGGCTATGAGAACGCCGAGGCGGCCGGCACCGGCATGGTGCTGAGCAAGGACGGTCTGGTGCTGACGAACAACCACGTCATCGCCGATTCCACGAAGATCGCCGTCACCGTGGCCACGACCGGTAAGACCTATAAGGCCAGCGTCGTCGGTTCGGATGCGACAAAGGACGTCGCCGTGCTCAAGCTCAAGGGCGCCAGCGATCTGACACCGGCGACGATCGACAACGACTCCGTCTCGGTCGGCGACGACGTCACCGCGGTCGGCAATTCCGAGGGCGGCGGGCAGCTGCAGGCCGCCGACGGAGCGGTCACCGACCTCGGCGCTTCGGTCACCACGACCGCGCAGGGCACCGAGGATTCAGAGACTCTCGACGGCATGATTCAGGTCCAGGCCGATATCGTCTCCGGCGACTCAGGCGGGGCGCTGCTCGATGACCAGGGCGAAGTCGTGGGCATGAACACAGCGGCCTCGTCCGGCAGCGCGGTTGTCACCGGATACGCGATCCCCATCGAGTCGGCGCTGTCGACGGCCGAATCGATCATCGCCGGTGAGCAGACGAGCACGAACACGCTCGGCTACCCGGCCTTCCTCGGCATCGGCGTCGGCCAGTCGGGCAAGCAGGATCAGTCGGGCGGACAGAGCCAGTCCGGCAGCGCGGGCAGCCAGTACGGACAGTCCGGTGCCTCGTCGCAGACCGACGGTGCGACCGTCGCCGGGGTCTACGAGGACACTCCCGCCGCACAGGCTGGGCTCACCGCCGGGGACACGATCACCGCGATCGACTCGACGCCGATCACCGACGGCACCAGCCTCTCGAACGCGATCTCCGAGCACAAGCCCGGCGATACGGTGTCCCTGACCTGGACGGACGCCAGCGGTCAGTCCCATACCTCGAAGGTGACCCTGACCGAGGGGCCGGCGGCCTGA
- a CDS encoding ABC transporter ATP-binding protein, producing MTIELTSIHKSITEANGEKRELFDDLEFRLGDAPTSVAIMGRSGSGKTSLLRIIAGLDPHYSGSYFFDGEVLGRDAVNLARLRWRSIGFITQHFDLLQDRTVLRNVMFGCPDRRGSKARSRECLERVGISALASKRVNRLSGGESQRVAIARALAKQPRVLLADEPTGALDAESEELILDVFDTVKRMGTSLIVATHSERVAASCERIVHLADGRLHSA from the coding sequence ATGACTATTGAGCTGACATCTATCCACAAGAGCATCACGGAGGCCAACGGAGAGAAGCGGGAACTCTTTGACGATCTCGAGTTCCGGCTGGGTGATGCTCCGACTTCTGTTGCGATAATGGGCAGAAGCGGATCAGGGAAGACGTCTCTGCTCCGGATCATTGCAGGTCTCGATCCTCACTATTCGGGATCGTATTTCTTCGATGGGGAAGTGCTCGGTCGCGATGCTGTGAATCTGGCGCGATTGAGATGGAGGTCGATTGGGTTCATCACTCAGCACTTCGACCTCCTTCAGGACCGGACTGTACTGCGCAATGTGATGTTCGGATGCCCAGATCGTCGAGGTTCAAAGGCGCGGTCTCGGGAGTGCCTCGAACGTGTTGGCATAAGCGCATTGGCGAGCAAACGGGTGAACAGGCTCTCCGGCGGAGAGTCGCAGAGGGTTGCGATCGCGCGTGCTCTGGCAAAACAGCCTCGCGTACTGCTCGCTGACGAACCGACCGGCGCCCTGGACGCTGAAAGCGAGGAGCTCATCCTCGATGTCTTCGACACCGTGAAGCGCATGGGCACGAGTCTCATCGTTGCGACACACAGCGAACGAGTAGCTGCAAGCTGCGAAAGAATCGTTCATCTGGCCGATGGTCGGCTGCATAGTGCGTGA